One region of Flavobacterium pisciphilum genomic DNA includes:
- the ccoN gene encoding cytochrome-c oxidase, cbb3-type subunit I: MEMQQFYYDNKIVKKFIYATILFGVVGMLVGLTLAFMYLFPNITDGISWLSYGRLRPLHTNAVIFAFVGNAFFAGMYYSLQRLLKARMFSDFLSNVHFWGWQLIIAAAAITLPLGYTSSKEYAELEWPIDIAIALIWVVMGINMIGTILRRRERHLYVAIWFYLATFVTVAVLHIFNNIEIPVSAMKSYSVYAGVQDALVQWWYGHNAVAFFLTTPFLGMMYYFVPKVANRPVYSYRLSIIHFWSLIFIYIWAGPHHLLYSALPNWAQNLGVAFSVMLLAPSWGGMINGLLTLRGAWDKVREEPVLKFFVVAITGYGMATFEGPMLSFKNVNAIAHYTDWIIAHVHVGALAWNGFMTFGMIYWLIPRMTKSTLFSKKLANFHFWIGTLGILLYTLPMYVAGFQQASMWKQFNPDGTLTYGNFLETVTAIMPLYWMRAIGGTFYLVGMFVLVYNIIQTIRVGSPIEDELAEAPALEKISSSRVRGEKFHSWLERKPIQLTILATIAILIGGIIQIVPTIMVKSNIPTITSVKPYSPLELEGRDLYIREGCVGCHSQSVRPFRSEVERYGPQSKAGEFVYDHPFLWGSKRTGPDLLRVGGKYNDNWHFNHFWNPQSISAGSIMPGYKWLFDNKPMDISLTQKKMEVMVQLGVPYSPDEIANAQKLLRAQALKIEKNLENDPDYVASYADSKKKAEAKGEKFIPMNEREIVALIAYMQRLGTDIKVKETSK, encoded by the coding sequence ATGGAAATGCAACAATTTTATTATGACAACAAAATTGTAAAGAAATTCATCTATGCTACCATTCTTTTTGGTGTAGTAGGAATGCTGGTCGGCCTTACATTGGCTTTTATGTACCTCTTTCCTAATATTACTGACGGGATCTCATGGTTGAGCTACGGGCGACTAAGACCTTTACACACCAACGCAGTTATTTTTGCCTTTGTAGGGAATGCATTCTTTGCAGGAATGTATTATTCTTTACAGCGACTTTTAAAAGCAAGAATGTTCAGTGATTTTTTAAGTAATGTACATTTCTGGGGATGGCAATTAATAATTGCTGCAGCAGCTATCACATTACCTTTAGGGTATACTTCGTCTAAAGAATATGCCGAATTAGAATGGCCAATTGATATCGCTATCGCATTAATTTGGGTAGTAATGGGTATTAACATGATTGGTACAATTTTACGCCGTAGAGAACGTCATTTGTATGTTGCTATTTGGTTTTATTTGGCCACATTTGTTACTGTTGCGGTACTGCATATTTTTAATAATATAGAAATACCAGTTTCAGCAATGAAAAGTTATTCTGTTTACGCAGGAGTTCAGGATGCTTTAGTACAATGGTGGTATGGTCATAATGCAGTTGCTTTCTTCTTAACAACTCCATTTTTAGGAATGATGTACTATTTTGTACCTAAAGTTGCTAATCGTCCAGTATATTCTTATCGTCTATCGATTATACATTTCTGGTCATTAATATTTATATACATCTGGGCTGGGCCTCACCATTTATTGTATTCAGCATTGCCTAACTGGGCACAGAATTTAGGAGTAGCTTTTTCAGTTATGTTACTTGCTCCATCTTGGGGAGGTATGATTAACGGGCTTTTAACACTAAGAGGTGCATGGGATAAAGTTCGTGAAGAGCCAGTTTTAAAATTCTTCGTTGTAGCTATTACTGGTTACGGTATGGCAACTTTTGAAGGGCCAATGCTTTCTTTTAAAAATGTAAACGCTATTGCGCATTATACAGACTGGATTATTGCTCACGTACACGTAGGTGCATTAGCATGGAATGGTTTTATGACTTTTGGTATGATTTATTGGTTGATACCAAGAATGACAAAAAGTACTTTATTCTCTAAAAAATTAGCAAACTTCCATTTCTGGATTGGTACTTTAGGGATTCTATTATATACATTACCAATGTACGTTGCTGGTTTTCAACAAGCTTCGATGTGGAAACAATTTAACCCAGATGGTACTTTAACTTACGGAAACTTCCTAGAAACAGTAACAGCGATTATGCCATTGTATTGGATGAGAGCTATTGGAGGTACTTTCTACCTTGTTGGAATGTTTGTATTAGTTTATAATATAATTCAAACTATACGTGTTGGTAGCCCAATTGAAGATGAATTGGCAGAAGCACCAGCATTAGAGAAAATTAGCAGTAGTAGAGTTCGTGGAGAAAAATTCCATTCATGGTTAGAAAGAAAACCTATCCAGTTAACTATTTTGGCTACAATTGCTATTTTAATTGGTGGAATCATTCAAATTGTTCCAACGATTATGGTAAAATCAAATATACCTACAATAACAAGTGTAAAACCATATTCACCATTGGAACTTGAAGGTCGTGACTTATATATTCGTGAAGGTTGTGTTGGATGTCACTCACAATCAGTACGACCATTTAGAAGTGAGGTTGAACGTTATGGACCACAATCAAAAGCAGGAGAGTTTGTGTATGACCATCCATTCTTATGGGGATCTAAACGTACAGGGCCAGACTTGTTAAGAGTAGGTGGTAAGTACAATGATAACTGGCATTTTAATCATTTCTGGAATCCACAAAGTATATCTGCAGGTTCAATCATGCCAGGGTACAAATGGTTATTTGATAATAAGCCGATGGATATTTCATTAACACAAAAGAAAATGGAAGTAATGGTTCAGTTAGGAGTTCCGTATTCTCCTGATGAAATTGCCAATGCACAAAAATTATTGAGAGCTCAAGCCCTTAAGATCGAAAAGAATTTAGAAAACGATCCTGATTATGTTGCGAGTTATGCTGATAGCAAGAAAAAGGCAGAAGCAAAAGGAGAGAAATTCATTCCTATGAATGAAAGAGAAATTGTAGCGCTTATTGCTTATATGCAACGATTAGGAACAGATATCAAAGTAAAAGAGACTTCAAAATAG
- a CDS encoding cbb3-type cytochrome c oxidase subunit 3, with product MFEQVKHNLETIAGVEVFPILSLLIFFIFFVCLGIWVFSYGKDKIEEMSQIPLDEN from the coding sequence ATGTTCGAACAAGTAAAACACAACTTAGAGACTATCGCAGGAGTAGAGGTATTTCCAATACTTTCTTTGCTAATATTTTTCATCTTTTTTGTTTGCCTAGGGATCTGGGTATTTTCATACGGGAAAGATAAAATTGAAGAAATGAGCCAAATTCCATTGGACGAAAATTAA
- a CDS encoding cbb3-type cytochrome c oxidase N-terminal domain-containing protein, with translation MKKLIPVYIRLPLIFFIVFGAMEYFIDSGDKPAFIKYPMVSVFLFVFLFLLIAIEITVSAIDRITYNLLTEEQKAKLELDSNLSLKERAWYKNLMQKLTKSEPIEMEASLLLDHDYDGIKELDNNLPPWWIYLFYITIAFAVFYVAHYDVFGGDDQEMELKKEMAQAKIDVEEYLKTAPDLMDEKTVTISTDPADIAAGKEIFTTNCAACHRVDGGGQIGPNLTDDHWILGGGIKEIFHTISNGGRDGKGMIAWKGTLKPKEIQKVASYILTLKGSNPKDPKEPEGEVWIDKDASKADAGAVATQTDSTQVKK, from the coding sequence ATGAAAAAATTAATTCCAGTATATATACGATTACCACTAATTTTCTTCATCGTTTTTGGTGCAATGGAATATTTTATAGACTCAGGAGATAAACCGGCATTTATAAAATACCCAATGGTTTCTGTCTTTTTATTCGTATTTCTTTTTCTTTTAATAGCAATTGAGATTACAGTAAGTGCAATCGATCGTATTACATATAATCTGTTGACAGAAGAGCAGAAAGCTAAACTAGAGCTTGATAGTAATTTAAGTCTGAAAGAAAGAGCTTGGTATAAAAATTTAATGCAAAAACTAACAAAATCGGAGCCAATAGAAATGGAGGCGAGTTTGTTATTAGATCATGATTATGATGGTATTAAAGAGTTAGATAATAACTTACCACCATGGTGGATTTACTTATTCTACATTACAATTGCCTTTGCTGTATTTTATGTAGCACATTATGATGTGTTTGGCGGAGATGATCAGGAGATGGAGTTAAAAAAGGAGATGGCGCAAGCTAAGATAGATGTTGAAGAATATCTTAAAACAGCTCCAGATTTAATGGATGAGAAAACGGTTACTATATCAACAGATCCTGCTGATATTGCAGCTGGTAAGGAGATCTTTACAACCAATTGTGCAGCTTGTCACCGAGTTGATGGAGGAGGGCAAATTGGACCAAACTTAACAGATGATCACTGGATTTTAGGAGGAGGAATAAAAGAAATATTCCATACGATTAGTAATGGAGGACGAGATGGAAAAGGGATGATAGCATGGAAAGGAACATTAAAGCCAAAGGAGATACAAAAAGTAGCTAGTTATATTTTGACTTTAAAAGGAAGTAATCCAAAAGATCCGAAAGAACCAGAAGGAGAAGTATGGATAGATAAAGATGCATCAAAAGCTGATGCGGGAGCAGTTGCAACACAAACAGATTCTACACAAGTTAAAAAATAA
- the ccoG gene encoding cytochrome c oxidase accessory protein CcoG, which yields MSNLPDEAFRDTIGTIDEGGNRKFIFPKKPSGKLYEYRKWVSYVLLTILVVNPFIKVNGNQFMMFNILERRFNIFGFPFWPQDFYLFVISMLVGIVFIILFTVVYGRIFCGWICPQTIFLELVFRRIEYWIDGDRGAQSRLARQEWNGEKIRKRLIKWFIFFVISFLIANVFLAYLVGSDQLFLMIEEGPIKQASNFIALLLFTGVFYFIFVWFREQVCIIACPYGRLQGVLLDNKSINVAYDFVRGEKELGRAKYNKQEDRAASGKGDCIDCKQCVHVCPMGIDIRNGTQLECTNCTACIDECDTIMENVGLPKGLIRYASEDEIEKKEPFRFTARMKGYTAVLVVLLGIFVGMLFLRNDVQATILRLPGQLFQHKGDKISNIYTYKIVNKTMNDFTDIHFELINQKGTIKNVGTQKFKVPKQGISQGTLFIEIDQVLLDSDKTKVEIGVFSGEKLIEKTSTNFLGPRSFN from the coding sequence ATGTCAAATTTACCAGACGAAGCTTTTAGAGATACCATCGGAACGATTGATGAAGGGGGTAATAGAAAATTTATTTTCCCTAAGAAACCGTCTGGTAAATTATATGAATACAGAAAATGGGTTAGTTATGTTTTATTAACCATTTTAGTTGTAAATCCATTTATAAAAGTAAATGGGAATCAATTTATGATGTTCAATATATTAGAACGTCGTTTTAATATTTTCGGATTTCCTTTTTGGCCTCAAGATTTTTATCTTTTTGTAATTTCAATGCTTGTAGGTATTGTATTTATAATCTTGTTTACAGTTGTATATGGTCGTATTTTTTGTGGATGGATTTGTCCACAAACTATATTTTTAGAACTTGTTTTTCGTCGAATAGAATATTGGATTGATGGAGACAGAGGAGCGCAATCACGACTTGCTAGGCAAGAGTGGAATGGAGAAAAAATTAGAAAACGATTGATAAAATGGTTTATCTTTTTTGTGATCTCTTTTTTAATAGCCAATGTGTTCTTGGCTTATTTGGTAGGAAGTGATCAATTGTTTTTAATGATTGAAGAAGGACCAATTAAGCAAGCAAGTAACTTCATAGCGCTATTATTATTTACAGGAGTTTTCTACTTTATATTTGTTTGGTTTCGTGAGCAGGTGTGTATTATAGCTTGTCCATATGGAAGGTTACAAGGAGTGCTTTTGGATAATAAATCCATTAATGTAGCTTATGATTTTGTTCGTGGTGAAAAAGAACTAGGTAGAGCCAAATACAATAAGCAAGAAGATAGAGCAGCCTCTGGAAAAGGAGATTGTATTGATTGTAAACAATGTGTTCATGTTTGTCCAATGGGAATTGATATAAGAAACGGAACTCAATTAGAATGTACCAATTGCACGGCTTGTATTGATGAATGCGATACCATCATGGAAAATGTTGGTTTGCCAAAAGGACTTATCCGATATGCCTCAGAAGATGAAATAGAGAAAAAAGAGCCTTTCAGATTTACAGCAAGAATGAAAGGATATACAGCAGTATTGGTTGTCTTGCTAGGAATTTTTGTTGGAATGTTGTTTTTAAGAAATGATGTTCAAGCTACAATTTTGCGTTTACCAGGACAGCTTTTTCAACACAAAGGGGATAAAATAAGTAACATCTATACGTATAAGATTGTCAATAAAACAATGAATGATTTTACTGATATCCATTTTGAGTTAATTAATCAAAAAGGAACTATAAAAAATGTTGGAACTCAAAAATTTAAAGTTCCAAAACAAGGAATTTCACAAGGTACTTTGTTTATAGAAATAGATCAAGTACTTTTAGATAGTGATAAAACCAAGGTAGAAATAGGTGTTTTTAGTGGTGAAAAGCTAATAGAAAAAACATCAACAAACTTTTTAGGACCGAGAAGTTTTAATTAA
- a CDS encoding FixH family protein, which produces MKINWGTAIVIAFGLFMTFILYFVFKVQSDSKYSNDLVVEEYYKHDSHFGDEMTRVQNAHDLKLKPTIIAMKEGVKIVFPNTFESKNIKGEVLMYRPSNKKLDFNTAISLTNSELLIPQKKLIKGRWDVNMEWQYNGQQYLTKEVVYVN; this is translated from the coding sequence ATGAAAATTAACTGGGGAACTGCAATTGTAATTGCATTTGGATTGTTTATGACATTCATTTTATACTTTGTTTTTAAAGTACAATCCGATAGTAAGTATAGTAATGATTTGGTTGTTGAAGAGTATTATAAACACGATTCTCATTTTGGAGATGAAATGACGCGTGTTCAAAATGCTCATGATTTAAAATTAAAGCCAACGATTATTGCTATGAAAGAAGGGGTTAAAATTGTTTTCCCTAATACTTTTGAAAGCAAAAATATAAAAGGAGAGGTATTAATGTACCGTCCATCAAATAAAAAACTAGATTTTAATACAGCAATTAGCTTAACAAATTCTGAATTATTGATTCCTCAAAAGAAATTAATAAAAGGACGTTGGGATGTAAATATGGAGTGGCAATATAATGGCCAACAGTATTTAACTAAAGAAGTTGTTTATGTTAACTAA